The Garciella nitratireducens DSM 15102 region TTTAAAGCATTATGGCAGGGTGATACATCAGGCTATGCTTCTGCCAGTGAAGCTGATTTGGCACTTTGCGGTATGTTGGCATTTTGGTGTGGCAGGGATATTGGACAAATAGACAGACTTTTCCGGCAGAGCGGCCTAATGCGAGATAAATGGAATAGACCACAGTCTGGCAGTACTTATGCAATGATAACCATAGAAAAAGCTATCGTAAATGCTACTGAAATATATAAACCAGGTGGTAAACGTTCATCAGCTACAGAAGATTTTGGTGAATGTTCCCTTGCTGATTTTAAGCCTGAGAGTAACGATCGCTACCCTTGGACGGATATTGGGGCAAGCAGGCTGTTTGCTGATTATTATAAATCTTTTGCCCGCTTTGTTCCTGAAAGGAAGATGTGGTTTTCCTACGAGAATGGTATTTGGATTCCTGATGTCGGTAATCTCAAAGTAATGGAAATGTGTAAATCATTGGCTAACCAACTGCTAACCTATGCTTTGACTATTCAGGATGAACATCAAAGAAAGGCATATATTGACTATTGCCGAAAGTGGCAGTCAAGAAGATACAGGGAAACGGTACTTAAGGATGCACAGAGCGTATATCCCATATCAATAGCTGAATTCGACCAAGACCCGCTTGTGCTCAACTGTGCCAATGGAACATTGTTTTTAACATCCATGGATTTTCATCCCCACAACAGCGAGGACAGACTCACAAAGATATCTGGGGTTAGATATGATCCAGAAGCAAAAAGCGAGCGATGGGATAGATTTATTCATGAGATTATGAGCGGAGATGAGGAAAAGGCAAAATTCCTGCAAAAAGCCTTTGGCTATAGTATACTCGGTATGAATGCCTGTTTGTTCTCTATGGTGCTACAACTCGAAACGGTAAAGGTACGCTATGTGAGAGCATTCTTAAGGTATTAGACGGTTATGGCTGTACCGGGTTTCTACATGAAAATTCTTTTGACTTTTCGCCAAAGTTTAAGCTGTATATCAACACCAATTATCTGCCCGTTATTACGGATATGACGCTGTTTTCCAGTGGCAGAGTGGTGATTATCCCT contains the following coding sequences:
- a CDS encoding nucleoside triphosphatase; its protein translation is MPQKLKDKPQFCCWKYEERSGRKTKVPYNPVTGKRAKANQRSTFKDFSLAVAAISDYDGIGFLVGNDICVIDLDDCFDSSGKLKPVAQNVVEAFSGCYMEHSPSGKGLHIFFKATGYDFDKTKYYINNRKLGVEVYVAGATNRFVTVTGNVFADGDIPEKSNELQMILDKYMLRPAPVKQILDTESQSYLSDKSVIEKALKSANGEKFKALWQGDTSGYASASEADLALCGMLAFWCGRDIGQIDRLFRQSGLMRDKWNRPQSGSTYAMITIEKAIVNATEIYKPGGKRSSATEDFGECSLADFKPESNDRYPWTDIGASRLFADYYKSFARFVPERKMWFSYENGIWIPDVGNLKVMEMCKSLANQLLTYALTIQDEHQRKAYIDYCRKWQSRRYRETVLKDAQSVYPISIAEFDQDPLVLNCANGTLFLTSMDFHPHNSEDRLTKISGVRYDPEAKSERWDRFIHEIMSGDEEKAKFLQKAFGYSILGMNACLFSMVLQLETVKVRYVRAFLRY